CATCCCGCTCGACTTTGCCCAGCGGTGCTTCGAGCAGATCAAGGGTTTCAGCGAGTACGGCTTTCCCGAGAGCCACGCCGCGTCGTTCGCCCTGCTCGTCTACGCCTCGGCGTGGATGAAGCGGCACTACCCGGCCGAGTTCTCCGCGGCTGTCATCAACAGCCAGCCCATGGGCTTCTACGCCCCCGCCCAACTCGTGCGCGACGCCAGGGAGCACCGCGTGCAGGTGGGCGGCGTCGATGTGAACTGCAGCGACTGGGACTGCACCATTGAAGACGGCGCCTTGCGCCTGGGCATGCGACTGGTCAAGGGAATGAAGGAGCAAGACGCCCGGCAATTGCGCGAGGCGGTCGCACAGCGCGGCCCGTTCAGCACGATGATCGATCTCTGGCGCGCCAGCGGCGCCCCGGCGGCGGCGCTGCGCCGCCTCGCCTCCGCCGATGCGTTCGGCTCGATGGGCCTGACGCGGCAGCAGGCGCTGTGGCACGCCCGGCTGCTGCGCGATGATGATCTGCCCCTGTTTGATTCGGTGAACGAGTCAACCGAGCCGCCCGCGAAACTGCCCGGCATCGGCCCGCAGCGCCAGGTCGTGCTCGATTACCACGCGACCGGCCTGTCGCTCAAGGCGCATCCCGTCTCGTTCGCCCGGGCGCGGCTCGATGCGCTGGGCGTCATGCGGTGCGCGGAGTTGGCCGATCCGCAGCGAGCGCCGGACGGGGCCCGCGTCAAAGTGGCCGGCATCGTACTCGTGCGCCAGCGGCCGGGCACGGCCAGCGGCGTCACGTTCATCACGCTCGAAGATGAAACGGGCATCAGCAATCTCGTCGTCTGGAAGCGCACCTACGATCGCGATCGCCGCGAAGCCGGCGCGAGGCTGCTCATCGCCCACGGCCGGGTGCAGCGCGAAGGCGAAGTCGTGCACGTCGTCGTCAGACGCCTCAAGGGTTTTGACGAGGCGCTTGACGGTCTGAGCGCGAACTCGCGCGACTTCCGTTAGAGCGCTGCGTCATACGCCTGCCTGAGCCAGCCGGTCAGCTGCTTGTCCACGTCCTTTGGGTCACTCAGCCGCACGCGATGCGACACCATCGCGTTGAAACTGCCGGAGGCTTCGAGCCGGTCCGTCGGCTTTTCGCCTTTGAGATTGATGCCGACATCGAGGCGCGTCGCGGTCGATGGCTGGAGGATGGCAAACTGCTTGGCCCGGCGGACGCTGACGTACGCCTTCTTGGGAGCGAACTCGACGTCGTTGCCAAATTTGCCGATGGCGGCGACGAGCGCGTCGTAAACGGGCTTAAGCCCCGCCTTGGCGCCGCTGTACTGCGCGGCGACAAGATCATCGGGCTGGGCGTCCGACGCGGCAGACTTGAGTGCGGAGTGCGCCACGAGGTTCGCGTAGCCGTGTGTGAGACCGTGGTCCTTCTTGAGCATGCCCACGATCTCGCCGTGCTTTGAGAGTTTTGAGGCCGTGGCGATCTTGACCCACTGCTCAAGGCTCTTGCCGGTCTTCTCCTTGAGATTGGCGATCATCGTGGCGGTGGCGTCGTCGGGTGATTTGGCCATGATTGGCTCTCCAGTAGAGGGTGCTCAAGTGGCGGCGCCGGGCGGCGCGGGGCGCGCCTTGCGCTTGCGGGCCATCGCGCGGTCCTGCGGAGCGGCAGCACCGCCATCCGTCAGCCCGCGCCCGGCCGGCACG
This region of Phycisphaerales bacterium genomic DNA includes:
- a CDS encoding DUF4287 domain-containing protein, whose product is MAKSPDDATATMIANLKEKTGKSLEQWVKIATASKLSKHGEIVGMLKKDHGLTHGYANLVAHSALKSAASDAQPDDLVAAQYSGAKAGLKPVYDALVAAIGKFGNDVEFAPKKAYVSVRRAKQFAILQPSTATRLDVGINLKGEKPTDRLEASGSFNAMVSHRVRLSDPKDVDKQLTGWLRQAYDAAL